cagttagaaggctaagctccgcccacttggtctcctagcaacccactcagcccagtgttaataaaagaataaaaaataaaatcaatacaaataatacaataaaaataattaaaaacactaaaaaaattaatacaataaaatactattaacaaaataactaaaaataatacaacaaaataatcaaatataataaataaaaaagataagttacaataaaattaattaaaaaaatacaaataacgtcaaataaaaattccacaacaacttttaaccaataccaccaccactttgccacagcaacgcgtggccgggcacagctagtataatctctaaaaaccaggacagtaaataaagagcaacactctgaaagcagggaaatggggaattccacaaaggaaacaatcagggccagctaacacttcccaacaaaggattcccccaggcaggaagcagccgggctttgaagctgcaaggccattcaatgctaatcatgccggccaattgcaacattcccgcTTGCCTTCATGAGACgggagttctttctttctcctacccgGGACCCATTGCACTTCtcgaatatggccatacagcccggaaaacatacaacaactctgtgatcgccttcgacaacacagattgGCATCTGTCCATCTTTATAACACTTTCAACAAGGGGATGTGTCATTACTCCATACGGCCACAAGGTGGCGCTCCAAGGCAAACTACAATGAGTTAGCGTGTACTCTGAGTTCATGTATGTAAGTTTGATCTCCAAAGGCTCTGACACGGTttgatggatccggaccaaacttggcccacagatACATCATGACCCAACTTAAAACACCGGCAGGGTTCGGGAGGGATTGAtaggggatgatgggaactggagCCGATTCATTCATCTGCGTTGGTGTAAAAATAGAATTAATTGTAGTAACGATATTATTAatggtaataatagcaataataatcacaataacacCAATACTTCAAGTGACTTTAAGCTTTTTAAGATCCTCGTTTACGGGGTAGACTGCTCCTATCTATGGAAGCTCTACTAACTTATCTCCATGGATTAGGATGCAATTGGACGCTCCACAATCGGTGCCTTATCTCGTGCAAACTTTCCAAGGCTAAACTTAGCTCATCTCTGTAAACAGAAATACAAACAGGGAATCGTGCACTTCCAGAAGTGTccggactacaaatcccagcatcccaaaGGTGAtgaaggcccctttagggtggtccagggttcgttttgcccctttgagcctgtttagaagttgtttggggcccatttagggtggtccagggttcattttgcccctttgagcctgtttagaagttgtttggggcccctttagggtggtccagggttcgttttgcccttttgggcctgtttagaagttgtttaaggccccatgagggtggtccagggttcgttttgcccctttgggcctgtttagaagttgtttaaggccccatgagggtggtccagggttcgttttgcccctttgggcctgtttagaagttgtttaaggcccctttagggtggtccagggttcgttttgcccctttgagcctgtttagaagttgtttaaggcccctttagggtggtccagggttcgttttgccactttgggcctgtttagaagttgtttaaggcccctttagggtggtccagggttcgttttgcccctttgagcctgtttagaagttgtttaaggccccattagggtggtccagggttcgttttgcccttttgggcctgtttagaagttgtttaacgcccctttagggtggtccagggttcgttttgcccttttgggcctgtttagaagttgtttaaggccccatgagggtggtccagggttcgttttgcccctttgagcctgtttagaagttgtttaaggcccctttagggtggtccagggttcgttttgcccctttgagcctgtttagaagttgtttaaggcccctttagggtggtccagggttcgttttgcccctttgggcctgtttagaagttgtttaaggcccctttagggtggtccagggttcgttttgcccctttgggcctgtttagaagttgtttaaggcccctttagggtggtccagggttcattttgcccctttgagcctgtttagaagttgtttaaggcccctttagggtggtccagggttcgttttgcccctttgagcctgtttagaagttgtttaaggcccctttagggtgatccagggttcgttttcccccctttgagcctgtttagaagttgtttaaggcccctttagggtgctccagggttcgttttgcccctttgagcctgtttagaagttgtttaaggcccctttagggtgctccagggttcgttttgcctctttgggcctgtttagaagttgtttaaggcctctttagggtgctccagggttcgttttgcctctttgggcctgtttagaagttgtttaaggcccctttagggtggtccagggttcgttttgcccctttgggcctgtttagaagttgtttaaggcctctttagggtgctccagggttcgttttgcctctttgggcctgtttagaagttgtttaaggcccctttagggtggtccagggttcgttttgcccctttgggcctgtttagaagttgtttaaggcccctttagggtggtccagggttcgttttgcccctttgagcctgtttagaagttgtttaaggcccctttagggtgctccagggttcgttttgcctctttgggcctgtttagaagttgttttaggccactttagggtggtccagggttcgtttcgcctctttgggcctgtttagaagttgtttaaggcccctttagggtgctccagggttcgttttgcctctttgggcctgtttagaagttgtttaaggcccctttagggtggtccagggttcgttttttcccctttgagcctgtttagaagttgtttaaggcccctttagggtggtccagggttcgttttgcccctttgagcctatttagaagttgtttaaggcccctttagggtggtccagggttctttttgcccctttgagcctgtttagaagttgttttaggccactttagggtggtccagggttcgttttgcccctttgagcctgtttagaagttgtttaaggcccctttagggtggtccagggttcgtttttcccctttgagcctgtttagaagttgtttaaggcccctttagggtggtccagggttcgttttttcccctttgagcctgtttagaagttgtttaaggcccctttagggtggtccagggttcgttttgcccctttgagcctgtttagaagttgtttaaggcccctttagggtggtccagggttcgttttgcccctttgagcctgtttagaagttgtttaaggcccctttagggtggtccagggttctttttgcccctttgagcctgtttagaagttgttttaggccactttagggtggtccagggttcgttttgcccctttgagcctgtttagaagttgtttaaggcccctttagggtggtccagggttcgtttttcccctttgagcctgtttagaagttgtttaaggcccctttagggtggtccagggttcgttttttcccctttgagcctgtttagaagttgtttaaggcccctttagggtggtccagggttcgttttgcccctttgagcctgtttagaagttgtttaggggccccatgagggtggtccagggttcgttttgcccctttgagcctgtttagaagttgtttaagtcccctttagggtggtccagggttctttttgcccctttgagcctgtttagaagttgttttaggcccctttagggtggtccagggttcgttttgcccctttgggcctgtttagaagttgttttaggcccctttagggtggtccagggttcgttttgcccctttgagcctgtttagaagttgtttaaggcccctttagggtggtccagggttctttttgcccctttgagcctgtttagaagttgtttaaggcccctttagggtggtccagggttcgttttgcccctttgggcctgtttagaagttgttttaggcccctttagggtgatccagggttcgttttgcccctttgagcctgtttagaagttgtttaaggccccattacggtgctccagggttcgttttgcccctttgagcctgtttagaagttgtttaaggccccattacggtggtccagggttcgttttgcccctttgagcctgtttagaagttgtttaaggcccctttagggtggtccagggttcattttgcccctttgggcctgtttagaagttgtttaaggcccctttagggtgatccagggttcattttgcccctttgagcctgtttagaagttgtttaaggcccctttagggtggtccagtgttcgttttgcccctttgggcctgtttagaagttgtttaaggccccNNNNNNNNNNNNNNNNNNNNNNNNNNNNNNNNNNNNNNNNNNNNNNNNNNNNNNNNNNNNNNNNNNNNNNNNNNNNNNNNNNNNNNNNNNNNNNNNNNNNNNNNNNNNNNNNNNNNNNNNNNNNNNNNNNNNNNNNNNNNNNNNNNNNNNNNNNNNNNNNNNNNNNNNNNNNNNNNNNNNNNNNNNNNNNNNNNNNNNNNTTTGTAGCATGATAAGTTCCAGGTTCTAGGTGTTACTTACATGAGTGTTGAGTTCCTTCAGCTTTCTACTCTAGTTTGTAGCATGATAAGTTCCAGGTTCTAGGTGTTACTTACATGAGTGTTGAGTTCCTTCAGCTTTCTACTCTAGTTTGTAGCATGATAAGTTCCAGGTTCTAGGTGTTACTTACATGAGTGTTGGGATCCTTCAGCTTTCTACTCTAGTTTGTAGCATGATAAGTTCCAGGTTCTAGGTGTTACTTACATGAGTGTTGGGATCCTTCAGCTTTCTACTCTAGTTTGTAGCATGATAAGTTCCAGGTTCTAGGTGTTACTTACATGAGTGTTGAGTTCCTTCAGCTTTCTACTCTAGTTTGTAGCATGATAAGTTCCAGGTTCTAGGTGTTACTTACATGAGTGTTGAGTTCCTTCAGCTTTCTACTCTAGTTTGTAGCATGATAAGTTCCAGGTTCTAGGTGTTACTTACATGAGTTTTGGGTTCCTTCAGCTTTCTACTCTAGTTTGTAGCATGATAAGTTCCAGGTTCTAGGTGTTACTTACATGAGTTTTGGGTTCCTTCAGCTTTCTACTCTAGTTTGTAGCATGATAAGTTCCAGGTTCTAGGTGTTACTTACATGAGTTTTGGGTTCCTTCAGCTTTCTACTCTAGTTTGTAGCATGATAAGTTCCAGGTTCTAGGTGTTACTTACATGAGTTTTGGGTTCCTTCAGCTTTCTACTCTAGTTTGTAGCATGATAAGTTCCAGGTTCTAGGTgttactgtcaaggacagaacgccacaagattcaaagtaacagagtttattagattacagaactcaaaaatgcccgtaaaacacaagggccaggcaatttttgcctttaggagcaaaaaggggcaaaagtaaatgttcaaaagataaaccggattaaaccggagtttaatccgggtaaaaacaaactgctttcttcagcctgggtataaacaaaacgaaagccaaggaacaaaagatacaaagaatgcaactaattggcagcagattcctctctgctgccaacaccgtgtttagagtaacttgcgtcgctcccacacacacacacagcagacaggattccaacacgaacaaatcagccagggattttagcagtagagtagaccagttccgttccgtagatcaaagccagaagcagacgtttgtagtttttccaagtccaagaaggggggaagacaagccgtggtcagttcagtccgagttctcaaagcaggagatggcgtccgtcaagaagacgacggaaggtcaagctaataagagtaagcacaggtttgcacaaacaaatgcccacacaatccctcccgccgtctgaccctggattccaatcaacttacgtctcagcacaggaaagtacacaagtcttcagggaagcgtcccacacacacacacgagtcccaagcgtttgcccagattaccttgcccgacgcaatttgcaattgctcccaagccccattttatgccagttacaaatcttcatcactgtcagctgtcctccttaacccgggcgtttcctcatcactttcctcgtcagagctggaacacctctgactacgcccaacagcatctccagctgtggatcccgtcccatccctccagctaagccatgggtctaatcctgaaggtccccattcatcttctgccccatcatggccagtggcccccaattcctcccttacccgagtccaatccatctcatcctcctctgagctaaccagcccttcctccattctctccgtaaacccttcgaaagactcttcgtcagatggtgctgcaaatatgtctcgcagtctttttctctctcgctcctcgagagtatccgactctcgaggagtcttacgcccacgcctgtcagaaacagagccacgaggctcagtCATAACAGTTACTTACATGAGTTTTGGGttcttttatatttcaactctagCAGGTGGATGAATTATTCATACTGTAAGGAATATGGGAACATCAAAGATATACCCCAAAATTGTTCAGCTCCTGAAGGCCTGGATTCTAGGTGTTACAAGAATCACGTTCTAGGTCATACAAGATTCCCACCAGAGAAATCTTTACATTCTCCTTGTGTCTTAACATATAAAGGGATATCAAAAACATAACTCGATCCCCATAATCCAACCTGTTGCAGACTTTGACTTGATGCTCAGATGTTAGCCCTAGTAGGCTCAGTAGGACATGATCTCATGAAGATCCCTATCCAATCATCGTAGCAATGAGGTCTAGGATACTTCGGTATAAACTCAAGTTCTAGATCACACCAAACTCCCACCACATAAGTCTTTGTGTTCTGATACATATAGGGGTATCCAAAAAATATGATAATATTTTTAATCTTTAGGTTCTTGAGGCCTAGCTTCTAGGTGTTACAAGGTTCGGGTTCTAGGTCATACAAGGCTCCCAGCAGATATATCCTCATGACTGACTCACGTCCTTTCTGTTCTCCATTCTATACTTCAACTCTAGGATGTGAATGAGTTATTCATGCTGTAAGGAATATGGGAACAGCAAGGATATACCCCAAAATTGTTCATCTCCTGAAGGGCTGGATTCTAGGTGTTACAAGACTCAGGTTCTAGATCACATCAAACTCCCACCACATAAGTCTCCCACCACATCCCACCACATCCAAAAAATATGACAATATTTTTAATCTTTAGGTTCTTGAGGCCTAGCTTCTAGGTGTTACAAGGTTCGGGTTCTAGGTCATACAAGGCTCCGAGCAGATATATCCTCATGACTGACTCACGTCCTTTCTGTTCTCCATCGtttcattgtttttctttctctctctctttccgcaGCCCAATCTTGACCAAAAGGCCTACCTCGACCAATTGTTCAAGAAGGCAGACAAGAACCACGACGCGAAGCTCAAGTTCACAGAGTGGGCCACGGTGTTGGGGCTGGCGATGAACGAGGCCCACGACCGTTCCCACGATCTCGGCAGCGACGGCGGCTCTGGTGGTCACTGCCACAGCCACGGCGACGGCAGCGTCCACTGTCACTAAATCCTTCCTCATCCACAAAAGCCGTCTCATCCACGTAGCGGACCACGTCATCCTGGAAATGGCCGCCGGGAAAACACAACCCGCGGAATTGAGGACCTTTCTCTTgtgtaaaaaacaataaaatatttctcAGCGAACGCTATGATATGGGTCTCGACTTTTTGGGGGGCAGAACCCTTGGGCGGTGCTATAAAATCATTCTAACATTTCTGAACCATCTCTTCCTCTGAAGCAGGGCATACatcgttattaatattactaattgTATAGtgtcaataatctatatatataaaagagtgatggcgtcacggcgacccacaaaacaacaaaacgacaggccccccaacctcgaaatttgacaacacaacccatcatccacggctctaggttgatacaacaaaaaaagaaaagaaaaataaagtcctaattacagggagaggaataattgcttttatccaattgctgccagttagaaggctaagctctgcccacttggtctcctagcaacccactcagcccagtgttaataaaagaataaaaaataaaataaatacaaataagacaataaaaaataataaaaaacactaaaagattaatacaataaaatactataataacagaaaataactaaaaagaatacaagaaaataataaaatataatgaataaaaaagataagttacaataaaattaattaaaaatacaaataatgtcaaatgaaAATTCCGCAACGATTTTtgaccaataccaccaccactttgccacagcaacgcgtggccgggcacagctagtataatataaaataatacaaaaaattgatacaatataatatgaaataatagaatacatatgtaatatatataatacgtataatataatataaaataatataattaatacaaaatactataattaatacaaaatactataatacatgtaatgtaatatatataatatcatataaaataatacaatataattgatataatataattaatatgaaataatagaatacactagctgtgcccggccacgcgttgctgtgtctgagtctggtggtgttggtcagtctacattaggttgtatttatgctgtgaccttctttatactcacattagtagtagtatttgaagtctgttaccttcttcaatttttgtgttgattgataattgcttgagatccctgttgtctttggtttgttgttagttgtaatgtctgattctgctgagtgcggtttatattttcattgtgctacaatagtcttttttttgttttgcctgtgtaggtgtttattattattgttgttgttgtggtcatgaaggttggataagttagatgctactgtattgttttttggaggcccagtgtagcactgactggcctctcagcctcagtgcctggctgtttcttgcctgtgatggtgttgattcttattgttgttgttgttattgttattattgtaattgtttttttggaggccaagtgtgaatgtagggattggggaggtggatgagttgtgttgtcaaatttggtatttgttatagtcacaatgcattgttgtgagttttgtgggtccggattgtggttttgtggtgtggttgtgttgttacaatcgggagggaatgcttttgtgttgtgttgccaagtttcgtatttctggggcgtatagttgtgttgttatagtcatgatgcgttgttgtgagttttgtgggtcctgtgtggttttgtggtgtggttgtgttgttacaactgggagggaatgcttttgcattgttttgccaagttttgtatttctggggcgtttagttgtgttgttatagtcatgatgcgttgttgtgagttttgtgggtctggattgtggttttgtgttgtggttctgtttttacaactgggaggcaagacttttgcgttgtgttgtcaaatattgtatttctggggcatttagttgtgtgccaagtttcgtatttctggggcgtttagttgtgttgttatagtcacgatgcatggttgtgagttttgtgggtccggattgtggttttgtggtgtggttgtgttgttacaaccgggaggcaaggcttttgcgttgtgttgtcaagttttatatttctggggcgtttagttgtgtgccaagtttcgtatttctggggcgtttagttgtgttgttatagtcacgatgcgttgttgtgatttttatgggtccggattgtgcttttgtggtgtggttgtgttgttacaacctggagggaaggcttttgcgttgtgttgccaagtttcgtatttcttgggtgtttagttgtgttgtcatagtcacgatgcgttgtgagttttgtgggtcctgtgtggttttgtggtgtggttgtgttgttacaactgggaggcaaggcttttgcattgtgttgccaagttttgtatttctggggcgtttagttgtgttgttatcgcatgatgcgttgttgtgagttttgtgggtctggattgtggttttgtggtgtggttgtgttgttgtaacctggaggcaagccttttgcattgtgttgccaaatttcgtatttctgggatgtttagttttgttgttatagtcactgcgcaaacaactttatcattttatatatatagatatgtaatatatataatgcatatacagtagagtctcacttatccaacataaacgggccagcagaatgttggataagtgaatatgttggataataaggaggcattaaggaaaagcctattaaacatcaaattaggttatgattttacaaattaagcaccaaaacatcatgttatacaacaaatttgacagaaaaagtagttcaataggcagtaatgctatgtagtaattactgtatttattaatttagcaccaaaatatcacgatgtattgaaaatattgactacaaaaatgcgttggataatccagaacgttggataagcgagtgttggataagtgagactctactgtaatatgattggtataatataatattaaataatataattaatacgaaacaatataatacatgtaatgtaatgtaatatatataatataaaataaaataatacaatataattgatacaatataatttacatggaataatagaatacatatgtaatatatataatgcatataatatgattgatataatataattaatacgaaataacataatataattgaTACAATATAATTaacatgaaataacagaatacatatgtaatatatataatgcatataatatgattgatataatataattaatacgaaataacataatataattgaTACAATATAATTaacatgaaataacagaatacatatgtaataaatataatgcatataatatgattgatataatataattaatacgaaataacataatataattgaTACAATATAATTaacatgaaataacagaatacatatgtaatatatataatgcatataatatgactgtataatataatattaaataatataattgatataaaataatcaatattaaataatataatacatatgcaatatatataatgcatataatacatataatataattaatatgaaataatgtaatacatataatataattataatacttttaatataatataatacatataatataatataatataatataatataatataatataatataatataatataatataatatatacttgtGCCTTCTGTCCTGGCAGAATGGCAGATATAGCAGATTTTAatgattaatgtttttaatgttttaatgtttgtgtatatttataattattttatgtcccggcatgtgccctgagtccccttcggaatattatattatttattatttatttacataaataataaatcactGAGATCCAGCTGGGAGTCCTCCCGTCCAGCAGGGGTCGCTGTGGCGCGCCGGGACTTTGGCGGAAAGGAGCCTGGGAATGAGACAGGCCGAGCCATGGCGTGGGCTGGAGGCTGAGCTGAGCCGGGACGAGCGCGGGAGAGGCGTCTGCACAGGTCAGCGGGCTTAACGCGCGATGGCATCGCCTTGCCTGGCTGCAGGGGGCTGCACTggagcctttgccttgccttgccttgcaatgCTTGCATTGCGTTATATTATATTGCAACCATtgctttgcattgcattgcagTCATTGCCTTCACATTGCAATCATTGCCTTGctttgcattacattatattatattacattgcaatCTTTGCCTGGCCTTGCAAtgcttgcattatattatattatattacattgaaatcattgccttgctttgcattacattatattatattacattgcaatCTTTGCCTGGCCTTGCAAtgcttgcattatattatattatattacattgcaatCATTGCCTGGCCTTGCAAtgcttgcattatattatattatattacattgcaatcattgccttgctttgcattatattatattatattacattgcaatcattgccttgctttgcattacattatattatattacattgcaatCTTTGCCTGGCCTTGCAAtgcttgcattatattatattatattatattacattgcaatCATTGCCTGGCCTTGCAAtgcttgcattatattatattatattacattgcaatTATTGCCTGGCCTTGCAAtgcttgcattatattatattatattacattgcaatCATTGCCTGGCCTTGCAATGCTTGCATTctattatattacattgcaatCATTGccttgcattacattatattatatttatattattatatattattatattatataattattgcgTTGCTTTGCAAtgcttgcattatattatattatattatattacactagctgtgcccggccacgcgttgctgtggcgaagtctggtggtatgggaaataaagtattgaggaattggtggtagttaaggtcaagggtcccctgggctgagtgggttgctaggagaccaagtgagcggagcttaaccttctaactggcagcaattggataaaaacaattattcctctccctctaattaggactttatttttctttccttttttgttgtatcaacctagaggcgtggatgaggggttgtgctgtcaattttcgaggttgtggggtgtttacttttgttgttttgtccgctgccgtgatgccatcactcttttatatatatagattgcaatctttgccttgccttgcaatgcttgcattatattatattatattatattacattgcaatCATTGCCTGGCCTTGCAAtgcttgcattatattatattacattgcaatCCTTGccttgcattacattatattatatttatattattatatattattatattatataattattgcgTTGCTTTGCAAtgcttgcattatattatattatattacattgcaatCTTTGCCTGGCCTTGCAATGcttccattatattatattatatgacattGCAATCATTGCCTTGCCTTGCAAtgcttgcattatattatattacattgcaatCATTGccttgcattacattatattatatttatattattatatattattatattatataattattgcgTTGCTTTGCAAtgcttgcattatattatattatattacattgcaatCATTGCCTGGCCTTGCAAtgcttgcattatattatattatattacattgcaatctttgccttgcctt
The Anolis carolinensis isolate JA03-04 unplaced genomic scaffold, rAnoCar3.1.pri scaffold_14, whole genome shotgun sequence genome window above contains:
- the LOC134292336 gene encoding protein S100-A9-like isoform X2; this translates as MKTDMEKAMACVVDIFHQYCILSPIDDYLQRAEFDKLMKEQAQPFLKKTQPPNLDQKAYLDQLFKKADKNHDAKLKFTEWATVLGLAMNEAHDRSHDLGSDGGSGGHCHSHGDGSVHCH